A stretch of the Streptomyces sp. NBC_01428 genome encodes the following:
- a CDS encoding ATP-binding protein: MNAHISTQGVAAQATEFAQRLSSTRRGARLARRLAVQQLHDWGVPHGSGLSDLVAQVVAELAANAVTHGHVPGRDVELRLRLAGDGTVRVEVADARGDRRPVTPGAGGDAESGRGLRIVAALSTAWGVEDRQVGKTVWAELKGAG, encoded by the coding sequence GTGAACGCACATATCTCCACCCAGGGAGTCGCCGCGCAGGCGACGGAGTTCGCCCAGCGGCTCAGCTCCACGCGCCGGGGCGCACGGCTGGCCCGCAGGCTGGCGGTCCAGCAGCTGCACGACTGGGGCGTCCCGCACGGCAGCGGCCTCAGTGATCTGGTGGCCCAGGTCGTCGCCGAGCTGGCGGCGAACGCGGTCACGCACGGCCACGTGCCGGGCCGCGATGTCGAGCTGCGGCTGAGGCTCGCCGGCGACGGCACGGTGCGGGTGGAGGTGGCGGACGCGCGGGGGGACCGGCGTCCGGTGACGCCGGGTGCCGGAGGGGATGCGGAGAGCGGCCGGGGCCTGCGGATCGTCGCCGCGCTCAGTACGGCGTGGGGCGTCGAGGACCGGCAGGTCGGGAAGACGGTCTGGGCCGAGCTGAAGGGTGCCGGCTGA
- a CDS encoding acetyl-CoA C-acetyltransferase, whose protein sequence is MSERDDTRAETASASTAASAATAASGADTAASAAPRGPGLARTRPVAVVGGTRIPFARSDGPYATASNQEMLTAAVDGLAERYGLDEPGAVGELVAGAVLKHSRDFNLARETVLGSKLDARTPAYDIQQACGTGLQAVIAAANKITLGQTESAVAGGADTASDAPLGVNDTLRRILLEVRRAKSPGARLKALARVRPAHLVPDIPRNAEPRTGLSMGEHAAVTARAWGVRREEQDELAATSHQRLAAAYDRGLLDDLVVPFRGLDRDQNLRPGSTVGKLATLKPVFGLDAPESTMTAGNSTPLTDGAAVVLLASDAWATARGLPVLAHLTAYETAAVDFVEGDVAGGEDGLLMAPAYAVPRMLELTGLALSDFDFVEIHEAFASQVLATLAAWEKRGLGTVDRSRLNVAGSSLATGHPFAATGARIVATLATLLAERNTPGRGLISVCAAGGQGVTAILERG, encoded by the coding sequence ATGAGCGAGCGGGACGACACGCGAGCCGAGACGGCATCTGCCTCGACCGCGGCGAGCGCGGCGACCGCCGCGTCCGGCGCTGACACGGCCGCGTCCGCCGCGCCGCGGGGGCCCGGCCTCGCGCGGACGCGCCCGGTCGCCGTCGTCGGCGGGACCCGGATCCCCTTCGCGCGGTCCGACGGCCCCTACGCCACCGCCTCCAACCAGGAGATGCTGACCGCCGCCGTCGACGGCCTGGCCGAGCGGTACGGGCTCGACGAGCCGGGCGCGGTCGGGGAGTTGGTGGCCGGCGCCGTCCTCAAGCACAGCCGCGACTTCAACCTCGCCCGCGAGACGGTCCTCGGCTCGAAGCTCGACGCCCGCACCCCCGCGTACGACATCCAGCAGGCCTGCGGCACCGGCCTCCAGGCCGTCATCGCCGCCGCCAACAAGATCACCCTCGGCCAGACCGAGTCGGCCGTCGCGGGCGGCGCGGACACGGCCAGCGACGCCCCCCTCGGCGTGAACGACACCCTGCGCCGCATCCTCCTCGAAGTCCGCCGCGCGAAGTCGCCCGGCGCCCGCCTCAAGGCCCTCGCCCGCGTCCGCCCCGCCCACCTCGTGCCGGACATCCCGCGCAACGCCGAACCGCGCACGGGCCTGTCGATGGGCGAGCACGCCGCCGTCACCGCCCGCGCCTGGGGTGTGCGGCGCGAGGAGCAGGACGAGTTGGCCGCCACCAGTCACCAGCGGCTCGCCGCGGCGTACGACCGGGGTCTGCTGGACGATCTCGTCGTCCCCTTCCGCGGTCTCGACCGGGACCAGAACCTCCGGCCCGGTTCGACGGTCGGGAAACTCGCCACGCTCAAGCCGGTGTTCGGCCTCGACGCCCCCGAGTCGACGATGACCGCGGGCAACTCGACGCCGCTCACCGACGGCGCCGCCGTGGTGCTGCTCGCGAGCGACGCGTGGGCGACGGCGCGCGGGCTGCCCGTCCTCGCCCACCTGACCGCGTACGAGACCGCCGCCGTCGACTTCGTCGAGGGGGACGTGGCGGGCGGCGAGGACGGGCTCCTGATGGCACCCGCGTACGCCGTCCCGCGCATGCTGGAGCTGACCGGACTCGCCCTGTCCGACTTCGACTTCGTCGAGATACACGAGGCGTTCGCCTCCCAGGTGCTCGCCACCCTCGCCGCCTGGGAGAAGCGCGGCCTCGGCACGGTGGACCGCTCCCGCCTGAACGTGGCGGGCTCCTCGCTGGCCACCGGCCACCCCTTCGCCGCCACCGGCGCCCGCATCGTGGCGACCCTGGCGACGCTCCTCGCGGAGCGGAACACGCCCGGCCGCGGGCTGATCTCCGTCTGCGCCGCCGGAGGGCAGGGGGTGACGGCGATCCTGGAGCGCGGCTGA
- a CDS encoding helix-turn-helix domain-containing protein produces MTDAETPAQADGTTELFTAIGRQLKILRERAGLTQKELGTALGYGPDLISAMERGVRITRPEFLERADEVLAAGGLLRAAADPVTKAMRKARTRHPEWYRSYAALEGEAVSLYDYSTMGVLGLLQTEEYARAVFTQRHPPLDEGTIEQRVADRLSRQQVFERWPPPECSFVMEEAVLQRPIGGTDVHAEQLRKLLRIGALRNVQLQVMLTGRHEHPSLDSSFTLLAPRGREQVAYMETHAYPRLVTDREEVRILASRYGIIRAQALTPDASLALIEKMLGER; encoded by the coding sequence ATGACCGACGCGGAGACCCCGGCCCAGGCCGATGGAACGACCGAGCTGTTCACCGCGATCGGGAGGCAGTTGAAGATCCTCAGGGAGCGCGCCGGGCTGACCCAGAAGGAACTGGGCACGGCCCTCGGCTACGGACCCGACCTCATCTCCGCCATGGAACGCGGCGTCCGGATCACCCGCCCCGAGTTCCTGGAACGGGCGGACGAGGTCCTGGCGGCGGGCGGCCTCCTCCGCGCGGCCGCCGACCCCGTCACCAAGGCCATGCGCAAGGCCCGTACCCGGCACCCCGAGTGGTACCGGAGCTATGCCGCACTGGAGGGCGAGGCTGTCTCCCTCTACGACTACAGCACGATGGGCGTGCTGGGCCTGTTGCAGACGGAGGAGTACGCGCGGGCCGTCTTCACGCAACGGCACCCTCCCCTCGACGAGGGAACCATCGAGCAACGCGTGGCCGACCGCCTCTCCCGACAACAGGTCTTCGAACGCTGGCCGCCTCCTGAGTGCAGCTTCGTCATGGAGGAGGCCGTTCTGCAACGGCCGATCGGCGGCACCGACGTACACGCAGAGCAGTTGAGGAAGCTGCTCCGCATCGGGGCCCTGCGCAATGTTCAACTCCAGGTGATGCTCACTGGTCGCCATGAACACCCCAGCCTGGACAGCTCGTTCACCTTGCTCGCGCCCCGGGGGCGGGAGCAAGTCGCCTATATGGAAACCCACGCATACCCACGGCTGGTCACCGACCGGGAAGAGGTGCGCATCCTCGCCTCTCGCTATGGAATCATCCGGGCGCAGGCGCTGACTCCCGATGCGTCGCTGGCCCTGATCGAGAAGATGCTGGGAGAACGATGA
- a CDS encoding DUF397 domain-containing protein, whose protein sequence is MNIEQLRWFKSTYSSGEGGQCLEVAFTWRKSSHSGGEGGECVEVAASHRAVRVRDSKNPAGPQLALSPGSWSAFLAGGVLGDRS, encoded by the coding sequence ATGAACATAGAGCAGCTCCGCTGGTTCAAATCGACCTACAGCAGCGGCGAGGGCGGCCAATGCCTGGAGGTCGCCTTCACCTGGCGCAAGTCGAGTCACAGCGGCGGTGAGGGCGGCGAATGTGTCGAGGTCGCCGCCTCCCACCGTGCCGTCCGCGTCCGGGACTCCAAGAACCCCGCCGGGCCGCAGCTCGCGCTGTCCCCCGGCAGCTGGTCCGCCTTCCTCGCGGGCGGGGTCCTCGGGGACCGGAGTTAG
- a CDS encoding AMP-dependent synthetase/ligase — protein sequence MRWRAPRSSEPTRTRLAPAPATRPTRSRLVSSTYAHDAAPPLREPEIRRFDGVVREVAVPPLVGQVTHGSLADIPFDNAAAAPHEPVLSRKTPDGDRWTDVTAAEYADQVLAVAKGLIAEGLMPGDRIAIMARTTYEWTLLDFAAWAAGLVTVPIYPTSSVFQTRWILQDSGAVAIAVESVAQAATLGPEREHIPDLRHMWVFEKGHVERLAELGRNVTDQEVAVRRGVLGPDTLATLIYTSGTTGRPKGCALTHGNFFAEVDNAVELLYPIFKSRTQDPASTLLFLPLSHVFGRMVAVACMRARVKLGHAPSLQTEELLADLASFKPTFLLAIPYVLEKVYNTGRATAERMGRGSSFDRAARIAQKYGEAVEAKQHGTGPGPSRGLRTARALYDPLVYRRIRNALGGRVRYAICGGSPLGRRLAAFYAGAGIEIFEGYGLTETTAAATVTPPVKPRLGTVGWPLPGTRVRIAADGEVLLSGEQVFRGYWDPNAGGVVDAAPDGWFATGDIGELDDGGYLTITGRKKEILITAGGKNVAPAPLEDWLRSHPLIAQCMVVGDRRPFVSALITLDPEGITHWRQMNGKHGVPPELIMDDPELLAILQRAVDEANKLVSRPESIRRFTVLPRDFTEAAGHLTPSMKLRRAAIAGDFAREIEAIYAG from the coding sequence ATGAGGTGGCGTGCCCCGCGCTCCTCCGAGCCCACCCGCACCCGCCTTGCACCCGCCCCGGCCACCCGGCCGACAAGGAGCCGCCTTGTGTCCAGCACGTACGCCCACGACGCCGCCCCACCTCTGCGGGAACCCGAGATCAGGCGGTTCGACGGAGTCGTGCGCGAGGTCGCGGTACCGCCGCTCGTGGGGCAGGTGACGCACGGCTCCCTCGCCGACATCCCCTTCGACAACGCGGCGGCCGCACCGCACGAGCCGGTCCTCAGCCGGAAGACACCCGACGGCGACCGCTGGACCGACGTGACCGCCGCCGAGTACGCCGACCAGGTGCTGGCCGTCGCCAAGGGACTGATCGCCGAAGGGCTCATGCCGGGCGACCGGATCGCCATCATGGCGCGCACGACGTACGAGTGGACGCTCCTCGACTTCGCCGCCTGGGCCGCCGGGCTCGTCACCGTGCCCATCTACCCCACCTCGTCGGTCTTCCAGACCCGCTGGATCCTCCAGGACTCCGGAGCCGTCGCCATCGCCGTGGAGTCCGTGGCCCAGGCCGCGACCCTCGGCCCCGAGCGCGAGCACATCCCGGACCTGCGGCACATGTGGGTCTTCGAGAAGGGACACGTGGAGCGCCTCGCGGAGCTCGGGCGCAACGTCACCGACCAGGAAGTCGCCGTCCGGCGCGGCGTGCTGGGCCCCGACACGCTCGCCACCCTGATCTACACCTCGGGCACCACCGGCCGGCCCAAGGGCTGCGCCCTGACCCACGGCAACTTCTTCGCCGAGGTCGACAACGCGGTGGAACTGCTCTACCCGATCTTCAAGTCCCGCACCCAGGACCCCGCCTCCACCCTCCTCTTCCTCCCGCTCTCGCACGTCTTCGGCCGCATGGTCGCCGTCGCCTGTATGCGCGCCCGGGTGAAACTCGGCCACGCCCCGAGCCTCCAGACCGAGGAACTCCTCGCCGACCTGGCCTCGTTCAAGCCGACGTTCCTGCTGGCCATCCCGTACGTCCTGGAGAAGGTCTACAACACCGGCCGCGCGACGGCCGAGCGGATGGGCCGCGGCTCGTCGTTCGACCGCGCGGCCCGCATCGCCCAGAAGTACGGCGAGGCCGTCGAGGCCAAGCAGCACGGCACCGGACCCGGACCGAGCCGGGGACTGCGCACCGCCCGCGCCCTCTACGACCCCCTTGTCTACCGCCGGATCCGCAACGCGCTGGGCGGCCGGGTCCGTTACGCCATCTGCGGCGGTTCCCCGCTCGGCCGCCGCCTCGCCGCCTTCTACGCGGGCGCCGGCATCGAGATCTTCGAGGGGTACGGCCTGACGGAGACGACCGCCGCCGCGACCGTCACGCCCCCGGTCAAACCCCGTCTGGGCACGGTCGGTTGGCCGCTGCCCGGTACCCGGGTGCGGATAGCGGCCGACGGCGAGGTCCTGCTGAGCGGCGAACAGGTCTTCCGCGGCTACTGGGACCCGAACGCGGGCGGTGTCGTCGACGCGGCCCCGGACGGCTGGTTCGCGACCGGGGACATCGGTGAACTGGACGACGGCGGTTACCTCACCATCACCGGGCGCAAGAAGGAGATCCTGATCACCGCGGGCGGCAAGAACGTCGCCCCGGCGCCGCTGGAGGACTGGCTCCGCTCCCACCCCCTGATCGCCCAGTGCATGGTGGTCGGCGACCGCCGCCCGTTCGTCTCCGCCCTCATCACACTCGACCCCGAGGGCATCACGCACTGGCGCCAGATGAACGGCAAGCACGGGGTGCCACCCGAACTGATCATGGACGACCCGGAGTTGCTCGCGATCCTCCAGCGGGCGGTCGACGAGGCGAACAAGCTCGTCTCCCGCCCGGAGTCCATCCGCCGCTTCACCGTCCTGCCCCGCGACTTCACCGAGGCGGCGGGTCACCTCACCCCCTCGATGAAGCTGCGGCGCGCGGCGATCGCGGGGGACTTCGCCCGGGAGATCGAGGCGATCTACGCCGGGTAG
- a CDS encoding GNAT family N-acetyltransferase, translating into MALRFELDPAVTPVLRDGVVALWADVSNAGGSVGFVPSVTAADVRPELVKHFVAMAEGRTRLLVGRDEDGEVAATAFLTHNTHRLMRHWVWLYTVMVHPRHQGRGYGRDLLAAAEEAAGSLDGVEAIRLTCRGGEGLERFYASCGYKEVGRVPGAIRVAPGEDRDDITMLLSLGLRG; encoded by the coding sequence GTGGCGCTGCGCTTCGAGCTGGACCCGGCGGTCACCCCTGTCCTGCGGGACGGGGTGGTCGCCCTCTGGGCGGACGTCTCGAACGCGGGCGGCTCCGTCGGCTTCGTACCGTCGGTGACCGCCGCGGACGTGCGGCCGGAACTCGTGAAGCACTTCGTCGCCATGGCCGAGGGCCGCACCCGACTGCTGGTCGGCCGGGACGAGGACGGCGAGGTCGCCGCGACCGCCTTCCTCACGCACAACACCCACCGGCTGATGCGGCACTGGGTGTGGCTCTACACCGTGATGGTGCACCCCCGCCACCAGGGCCGGGGGTACGGCCGGGACCTGCTCGCCGCGGCCGAGGAGGCGGCGGGCTCGCTCGACGGCGTCGAGGCGATCCGGCTGACCTGCCGGGGCGGCGAGGGCCTGGAGCGCTTCTACGCGTCCTGCGGCTACAAGGAGGTCGGCCGGGTGCCCGGCGCGATCCGGGTCGCGCCCGGCGAGGACCGCGACGACATCACCATGCTGCTGTCCCTCGGTCTGCGCGGCTGA
- a CDS encoding TetR/AcrR family transcriptional regulator codes for MGAVKSKRMPRAVREQQMLDAAVRTFGQRGYRAASMDEIAELAGVSKPLVYLYLNSKEDLFTACIRREAKALTAAVRAGVRQGLPADRQLWEGLGAFFTHTAEHPDGWAVLHLQARTHGEPFAAEVSAMREELVLFVTELIVDAAREAHRDPSLPEREVAGLAEALVGAAESLAAWANVTPGVSARQAATTLMNFAWAGLGDLMRDRPWIPPQASGQS; via the coding sequence ATGGGTGCTGTGAAGAGCAAGCGGATGCCGCGCGCGGTACGCGAACAGCAGATGCTGGACGCCGCCGTACGGACCTTCGGGCAGCGCGGCTACCGGGCCGCGTCGATGGACGAGATCGCCGAACTCGCGGGCGTGTCCAAGCCGTTGGTGTACCTGTACCTGAACTCCAAGGAAGACCTGTTCACCGCGTGCATCCGGCGTGAGGCCAAGGCGCTGACCGCCGCCGTCCGTGCCGGTGTCCGCCAGGGACTGCCCGCCGACCGCCAACTCTGGGAAGGCCTCGGGGCGTTCTTCACGCACACCGCCGAACATCCCGACGGATGGGCGGTCCTGCATCTCCAGGCCCGTACGCACGGTGAACCCTTCGCGGCCGAGGTGTCCGCGATGCGCGAGGAACTCGTCCTGTTCGTCACGGAGTTGATCGTCGACGCCGCCCGTGAGGCGCACCGCGACCCCTCGCTGCCCGAACGGGAGGTCGCCGGACTGGCCGAGGCCCTGGTCGGCGCCGCCGAGTCGCTCGCCGCCTGGGCCAACGTCACGCCGGGCGTCTCCGCCCGGCAGGCCGCCACCACGCTGATGAACTTCGCCTGGGCGGGCCTCGGCGACCTCATGCGCGACCGGCCGTGGATCCCGCCGCAGGCGTCCGGGCAGTCCTAG
- a CDS encoding MaoC family dehydratase: MRTQPSTRPEPATRTLAAPPSLGPLLARGALLSPFKRPRPDAPVPATRLVLPGVRVDLARLAAYERVCGFATGPDVLPVTYPHVLAFPLAMRIMAGRDFPLPLLGLVHTSIGITQYEEPTATAAYDLAVRVEGLAPHRRGTEATVLTEARADGRLVWESRSTYLARHRAHGETPGDTAREPAPDGSGPPSREEPGTVPDKEPPSPPASAEWRLAQDVGRRYGAVSGDRNPIHLHPLTARLFGFPRAIAHGMWTVARCLAAYGPQSAVEIRADFRAPVLLPGTVTYAARGPAFELRTGDRVHLTGDVRPLPPGTRASGEPDTAAPTG; encoded by the coding sequence ATGCGTACGCAGCCCTCCACCCGTCCCGAGCCCGCGACCCGGACCCTCGCCGCGCCGCCCTCCCTCGGCCCGCTGCTGGCGCGCGGAGCCCTGCTCTCCCCGTTCAAGCGCCCCCGCCCGGACGCTCCCGTCCCGGCCACCCGGCTCGTCCTGCCGGGCGTGCGGGTCGACCTCGCCCGCCTCGCCGCCTACGAGCGGGTGTGCGGGTTCGCGACCGGGCCGGACGTCCTGCCGGTCACCTATCCCCATGTGCTGGCCTTCCCGCTGGCCATGCGGATCATGGCGGGGCGGGACTTCCCGCTGCCGCTGCTCGGCCTGGTGCACACGTCGATCGGGATCACCCAGTACGAGGAACCGACCGCGACCGCGGCGTACGACCTCGCGGTGCGTGTCGAGGGCCTGGCACCGCACCGCCGGGGCACCGAGGCGACCGTACTGACCGAGGCGCGGGCCGACGGCCGGCTCGTGTGGGAGTCCAGGAGCACGTATCTGGCGCGGCACCGGGCGCACGGGGAGACGCCGGGGGACACGGCCCGGGAGCCGGCGCCCGACGGGTCGGGACCGCCCTCGCGGGAGGAGCCGGGAACAGTGCCGGACAAGGAGCCCCCGTCCCCGCCCGCGTCGGCCGAGTGGCGGCTCGCGCAGGACGTCGGCCGCCGCTACGGCGCGGTCTCCGGCGACCGCAACCCGATCCATCTGCACCCGCTGACGGCCCGCCTGTTCGGCTTCCCGCGCGCCATCGCGCACGGCATGTGGACCGTCGCCCGCTGCCTCGCCGCGTACGGCCCGCAGAGCGCCGTGGAGATACGGGCGGACTTCCGGGCGCCGGTCCTGCTCCCGGGCACGGTGACGTACGCCGCCCGGGGCCCCGCCTTCGAACTCCGCACCGGCGACCGCGTCCACCTCACCGGCGACGTACGTCCGCTGCCGCCGGGGACGAGGGCGAGCGGTGAGCCGGACACCGCGGCGCCGACCGGGTGA
- a CDS encoding cold-shock protein has translation MATGTVKWFNAEKGFGFIAQEGGGPDVFVHYSAINASGFRSLEENQAVSFDVTQGPKGPQAENVTPM, from the coding sequence ATGGCTACCGGAACCGTGAAGTGGTTCAACGCCGAAAAGGGCTTTGGTTTCATCGCCCAGGAAGGCGGCGGCCCGGACGTCTTCGTCCACTACTCCGCGATCAACGCGAGCGGATTCCGCTCTCTCGAAGAGAACCAGGCGGTTTCCTTCGACGTCACGCAGGGTCCGAAGGGCCCGCAGGCGGAGAACGTCACCCCGATGTAA
- a CDS encoding menaquinone biosynthetic enzyme MqnA/MqnD family protein, which produces MDNSRTRPRVGHIQFLNCLPLYWGLARTGTLLDFELTKDTPEKLSEQLVRGDLDIGPITLVEFLKHADELVAFPDIAVGCDGPVMSCVIVSQVPLDQLDGARVALGSTSRTSVRLAQLLLAEKVGVQPSYYTCPPDLSLMMQEADAAVLIGDAALRANLLDGPKYGLQVHDLGTLWKEWTGLPFVFAVWAARRDYLEREPLVTRKVHEAFLASRDLSLDEVSKVAEQAARWEAFDEAVLEQYFTTLDFRFGGPQLAAVQEFARRVGPTTGFPADVDVRLLQP; this is translated from the coding sequence GTGGACAATTCTCGCACCCGGCCGCGCGTCGGCCACATCCAGTTCCTGAACTGCCTGCCCCTGTACTGGGGGCTCGCGAGAACGGGCACGCTCCTCGACTTCGAGCTCACCAAGGACACCCCGGAGAAGCTCAGCGAGCAGCTGGTGCGGGGTGATCTCGACATCGGGCCCATCACGCTCGTCGAGTTCCTCAAGCACGCCGACGAGCTGGTCGCCTTCCCGGACATCGCGGTCGGCTGCGACGGCCCCGTGATGTCCTGCGTGATCGTCTCGCAGGTCCCGCTGGACCAGCTGGACGGCGCCCGCGTCGCCCTCGGCTCGACGTCCCGCACGTCCGTCCGGCTCGCGCAGCTGCTGCTCGCCGAGAAGGTCGGCGTCCAGCCGTCGTACTACACCTGCCCGCCCGACCTGAGCCTGATGATGCAGGAGGCCGACGCCGCCGTCCTCATCGGCGACGCGGCGCTGCGGGCCAACCTGCTCGACGGGCCGAAGTACGGGCTCCAGGTGCACGACCTCGGCACGCTGTGGAAGGAGTGGACGGGCCTCCCGTTCGTCTTCGCCGTCTGGGCGGCCCGGCGCGACTACCTGGAGCGCGAGCCGCTCGTCACCCGCAAGGTGCACGAGGCCTTCCTCGCCTCCCGTGACCTGTCGCTGGACGAGGTCTCCAAGGTCGCCGAGCAGGCGGCCCGCTGGGAGGCCTTCGACGAGGCGGTCCTGGAGCAGTACTTCACGACGCTCGACTTCCGCTTCGGCGGTCCTCAGCTGGCGGCCGTCCAGGAGTTCGCGCGTCGCGTCGGCCCGACCACCGGATTCCCGGCGGACGTGGACGTACGGCTTCTCCAGCCCTGA
- a CDS encoding DUF4229 domain-containing protein, producing MFRYTLMRLGIFVGCLVVVWGLVYSGIAPRGLGDSNYMWVVLLALVISAPISFVVLRGERDRASAQVVARVDRARANLDRNRSQEDEALDEASPGARSQTS from the coding sequence ATGTTCCGCTACACACTGATGCGCCTCGGTATCTTCGTGGGCTGCCTCGTGGTCGTCTGGGGCCTCGTCTACTCGGGCATCGCCCCCCGCGGCCTCGGCGACTCCAACTACATGTGGGTCGTCCTGCTCGCCCTGGTGATCTCCGCGCCGATCAGTTTCGTCGTCCTGCGCGGCGAGCGCGACCGTGCCTCGGCGCAGGTCGTCGCGCGCGTGGACCGCGCCAGGGCCAACCTGGACCGCAACCGCAGCCAGGAGGACGAGGCCCTCGACGAGGCCTCTCCCGGCGCCCGCAGCCAGACCTCCTGA
- a CDS encoding 3-oxoacyl-ACP reductase, which yields MADRYLSFTGTAPGRFLTRRLGLPQPTALHRWSAEHPSFTGELLHLSAGKSPLDGRDGLAAVLARTGLAVRARSERPVAVVLDATGVTDIDTLAEVHAALHPVVRSVARSGRVIVLGAPLDTADHHQAAVQQALEGFVRSLGKEIGRGITVTLLRLTDANAAESTLRFLLSPKSAYVSGQVIGIGGGAEVTAPADWALPLAGRTALVTGAARGIGEAVAATLARDGARVVCLDVPGAAVELESVAGRLGGTALALDITAPDAGARILAALPSEGLDVLVHNAGITRDRRLVNMAAERWSPVLDVNLASVLRTTDALLSAGGLRTGGRIVATASIAGLAGNAGQTNYAASKAGVAGLVRALAPTAAAEHGVTVNAVAPGFIETKMTAAVPLFIREAGRRMNSLGQGGLPVDVAETTAWLAHPASGGVNGQVVRVCGQSLLGA from the coding sequence ATGGCCGACCGCTATCTGAGCTTCACCGGCACCGCGCCGGGCCGCTTCCTGACCCGTCGCCTCGGGCTGCCCCAGCCGACGGCTCTGCACCGCTGGTCGGCCGAACACCCCTCCTTCACCGGCGAGTTGCTCCACCTCAGCGCGGGCAAGTCTCCGCTGGACGGGCGGGACGGACTCGCCGCCGTCCTGGCCAGGACCGGGCTCGCGGTGCGCGCGCGGAGCGAACGGCCCGTCGCCGTCGTCCTCGACGCGACCGGTGTCACCGACATCGACACCCTCGCCGAGGTGCACGCCGCCCTGCACCCCGTCGTCCGGTCGGTCGCCCGCAGCGGCCGGGTCATCGTGCTCGGCGCCCCCCTCGACACCGCCGACCACCATCAGGCTGCGGTCCAGCAGGCCCTGGAGGGCTTCGTACGCTCGCTCGGCAAGGAGATCGGGCGCGGCATCACGGTGACCCTGCTGCGGCTGACCGACGCGAACGCCGCCGAGTCGACGCTGCGGTTCCTCCTCTCCCCCAAGTCCGCCTACGTGAGCGGCCAGGTGATCGGGATCGGCGGCGGGGCGGAGGTGACCGCGCCCGCGGACTGGGCCCTCCCCCTCGCCGGGCGCACCGCGCTCGTCACCGGCGCGGCACGCGGCATCGGCGAGGCGGTGGCGGCCACGCTGGCGCGGGACGGGGCCCGGGTGGTGTGCCTGGACGTGCCGGGTGCGGCGGTCGAACTCGAATCCGTCGCCGGGCGACTGGGCGGAACCGCCCTCGCCCTCGACATCACCGCCCCCGACGCGGGAGCGCGGATCCTCGCCGCCCTGCCCTCCGAGGGGCTGGACGTCCTCGTCCACAACGCGGGGATCACCCGCGACCGCCGCCTGGTCAACATGGCCGCGGAGCGCTGGAGTCCGGTGCTCGACGTGAACCTCGCGAGCGTGCTGCGCACCACGGACGCGCTGCTCTCGGCGGGCGGCCTGCGGACCGGCGGCCGGATCGTCGCGACGGCCTCCATCGCCGGGCTCGCGGGGAACGCGGGCCAGACGAACTACGCCGCGAGCAAGGCCGGCGTCGCCGGACTCGTCCGCGCGCTGGCCCCGACCGCCGCGGCGGAACACGGGGTCACCGTGAACGCCGTGGCGCCGGGCTTCATCGAGACGAAGATGACGGCCGCCGTCCCGCTGTTCATCCGTGAGGCGGGCCGCCGGATGAACTCCCTCGGCCAGGGCGGTCTGCCCGTCGACGTCGCCGAGACCACCGCCTGGCTCGCGCACCCCGCGTCCGGCGGCGTCAACGGCCAGGTCGTCCGGGTCTGCGGCCAGAGCCTGCTGGGGGCCTAG